Proteins encoded in a region of the Pseudomonas sp. PDNC002 genome:
- a CDS encoding 3-carboxy-cis,cis-muconate cycloisomerase, with translation MSTNHLFDAYFTQPAMRTIFSDHGRVQGMLDFEAALARAEARVGVIPVSAVAPIAAACRAELYDFQALAQAICSAGNSAIPLVRALGKRIAAEDDEAERYVHLGATSQDAMDSGLVLQLRAAIELLESDLAQLADALAVQAQAHASTPMVGRTWLQHATPVTLGMKIAGWLGAITRHRQRLNELKPRLLCLQFGGASGSLAALGEKGFAVAEALAEELDLHLPEQPWHTQRDRLVEFASLLGLVAGSVGKLGRDLSLLMQTEAGEVFEPSAPGKGGSSTMPHKRNPVGAAVLIGAATRAPGLVSTLFSAMPQEHERSLGLWHAEWESLPELCCLVSGSLQQALSLVPGLEVDAERMLANLDLTRGLVLAEAVSIALAQRIGRDAAHHLVEQCCKQAVKEGAHLRTVLGANAEVAAQLNADELDRLLDPAHYLGQARRWVERALAEHQELSLR, from the coding sequence GTGAGCACCAACCACCTGTTCGACGCCTACTTCACCCAGCCCGCCATGCGCACGATCTTCAGCGACCACGGCCGGGTGCAGGGAATGCTCGACTTCGAGGCCGCCTTGGCTCGTGCCGAGGCCCGCGTAGGCGTGATCCCGGTAAGCGCAGTGGCACCCATCGCCGCCGCCTGCCGCGCCGAACTCTACGATTTCCAGGCACTGGCCCAGGCCATCTGCAGCGCCGGCAATTCCGCGATCCCGCTGGTGAGGGCGCTGGGCAAGCGCATCGCCGCCGAGGACGACGAAGCCGAGCGCTACGTGCATCTTGGAGCCACCAGCCAGGACGCCATGGACTCTGGCCTGGTCCTGCAACTGCGTGCCGCCATCGAGTTGCTGGAGAGTGATCTCGCCCAACTGGCCGACGCGCTCGCCGTTCAAGCACAAGCCCATGCCAGCACGCCCATGGTCGGTCGCACCTGGCTGCAACACGCCACGCCGGTCACCCTCGGCATGAAGATCGCTGGCTGGCTGGGTGCGATCACCCGCCATCGCCAGCGCTTGAACGAACTCAAGCCGCGTCTGCTGTGCCTGCAGTTCGGCGGCGCCTCCGGCAGCCTAGCCGCCTTGGGCGAGAAGGGCTTCGCCGTGGCCGAAGCACTCGCTGAAGAACTGGACCTGCATCTGCCCGAGCAACCCTGGCACACCCAGCGCGACCGGCTGGTGGAGTTCGCCAGCCTGCTCGGCCTGGTCGCCGGCAGCGTCGGCAAGCTCGGCCGCGACCTCAGCCTGCTGATGCAGACCGAGGCCGGCGAAGTCTTCGAACCGTCCGCGCCGGGCAAGGGTGGTTCGTCCACCATGCCGCACAAGCGCAACCCGGTGGGCGCTGCCGTGCTGATCGGCGCGGCCACCCGTGCGCCGGGATTGGTCTCGACGCTGTTCTCCGCCATGCCGCAGGAGCACGAGCGCAGCCTCGGTCTGTGGCATGCCGAATGGGAGAGCCTGCCGGAGCTGTGCTGTTTGGTTTCCGGTTCGCTGCAACAGGCGCTGTCCCTTGTGCCGGGCCTGGAAGTCGACGCCGAGCGCATGCTCGCCAACCTCGACCTGACCCGCGGCCTGGTGCTCGCCGAAGCCGTGAGCATCGCGCTGGCACAGCGTATCGGCCGCGATGCCGCCCATCACCTGGTGGAGCAGTGCTGCAAGCAGGCGGTGAAGGAGGGCGCGCACCTGCGCACCGTGCTCGGCGCCAATGCCGAGGTCGCCGCGCAATTGAATGCCGATGAACTGGATCGCCTGCTCGATCCCGCCCATTACCTGGGTCAGGCACGCCGCTGGGTTGAGCGCGCACTGGCCGAACACCAAGAACTGTCTTTACGTTAG
- the pcaF gene encoding 3-oxoadipyl-CoA thiolase encodes MSREVFICDAVRTPIGRFGGSLAGVRADDLAAVPVKALVERNPQVDWAALDEVYLGCANQAGEDNRNVARMALLLAGLPESVPGVTLNRLCASGLDAVGTAFRAIASGEAELVIAGGVESMSRAPYVMGKADSAFGRGQKIEDTTIGWRFINPLMKAQYGVDAMPQTADNVADDYNVNRADQDAFSLRSQQRAGIAQANGYFAEEIVPVVIKGRKGETVVDTDEHPRPDTTLEALAKLKPVNGEGKTVTAGNASGVNDGAVALILASAEAVKKHGLTPRAKVLGMASAGVAPRLMGVGPVPAVRKLLERLNLSMGQFDVIELNEAFAAQGLAVTRELGIADDDARVNPNGGAIALGHPLGASGARLVLTAVHQLQKAGGRLGLCTMCVGVGQGVALVVERV; translated from the coding sequence ATGAGCCGCGAGGTCTTCATCTGCGACGCCGTGCGCACGCCCATCGGCCGCTTCGGCGGCTCGCTGGCCGGTGTGCGCGCCGACGACCTTGCTGCCGTGCCGGTGAAGGCGCTGGTAGAGCGCAACCCGCAGGTCGACTGGGCTGCGCTGGACGAGGTCTACCTCGGCTGCGCCAACCAGGCCGGCGAGGACAACCGCAACGTGGCGCGCATGGCGCTGCTGCTGGCCGGCTTGCCGGAGAGCGTGCCGGGCGTCACCCTCAACCGTCTCTGCGCCTCGGGTCTGGACGCGGTAGGCACCGCCTTCCGCGCCATCGCCAGTGGTGAGGCCGAGTTGGTCATCGCCGGCGGCGTGGAGTCCATGTCCCGCGCGCCCTATGTGATGGGCAAGGCTGACAGCGCTTTCGGTCGCGGGCAGAAGATCGAGGACACCACCATCGGCTGGCGCTTCATCAACCCGTTGATGAAGGCACAGTACGGCGTGGACGCGATGCCGCAGACCGCCGATAACGTGGCCGACGATTACAACGTCAACCGCGCTGACCAGGATGCCTTCTCCCTGCGCAGCCAGCAGCGTGCCGGCATCGCCCAGGCCAACGGCTACTTCGCCGAGGAAATCGTCCCGGTGGTGATCAAGGGTCGCAAGGGCGAGACCGTGGTCGACACCGACGAGCACCCGCGCCCGGACACCACCCTGGAAGCGCTGGCCAAGCTCAAGCCGGTCAACGGCGAAGGCAAGACCGTCACCGCCGGCAATGCCTCGGGCGTCAACGACGGCGCCGTGGCGCTGATCCTGGCCAGTGCCGAAGCGGTGAAGAAACACGGCCTGACGCCGCGTGCGAAAGTGCTCGGCATGGCCAGCGCCGGCGTCGCCCCGCGCTTGATGGGCGTCGGCCCGGTACCAGCGGTGCGCAAGCTGCTGGAGCGCCTGAACCTGTCGATGGGTCAGTTCGATGTCATCGAGCTGAATGAAGCCTTTGCCGCACAGGGGCTGGCGGTCACCCGCGAACTCGGTATCGCCGATGATGATGCGCGGGTGAACCCCAATGGCGGCGCCATTGCCCTCGGCCATCCGCTGGGTGCCAGTGGTGCGCGGCTGGTGCTGACTGCTGTGCATCAGTTGCAGAAGGCTGGTGGCAGGCTGGGCCTGTGCACCATGTGTGTGGGTGTGGGGCAGGGTGTGGCGTTGGTGGTTGAGCGCGTTTGA
- a CDS encoding CoA-transferase subunit beta, whose protein sequence is MSAYSTNEMMTVAAARRLKNGAVCFVGIGLPSKAANLARLTASPDVVLIYESGPIGAKPSVLPLSIGDGELAETADTVVPTGEIFRYWLQGGRIDVGFLGAAQVDRFGNINTTVIGDYNKPKVRLPGAGGAPEIAGSAKEVLIILKQSHRTFVDKLAFVTSVGFGEGGDHRQQLGLPGKGPVAIITDLCIMEPEAGSNEFIVTSLHPGVTREQVVENTGWAIRFAEQVSETVAPNEIELTALRALEARTAAAHGQLGGEE, encoded by the coding sequence ATGAGCGCCTACAGCACCAATGAAATGATGACCGTGGCCGCCGCCCGCCGCCTGAAGAACGGCGCCGTCTGCTTCGTCGGTATCGGCCTGCCGTCCAAGGCTGCCAACCTCGCGCGCCTGACCGCGTCCCCTGACGTGGTCCTGATCTACGAATCCGGCCCCATCGGCGCCAAGCCCAGCGTGCTGCCGCTGTCCATCGGTGACGGCGAGCTGGCCGAGACCGCCGACACCGTGGTGCCCACCGGCGAGATCTTCCGCTACTGGCTGCAGGGCGGGCGTATTGACGTCGGTTTCCTCGGCGCCGCCCAGGTCGACCGCTTCGGCAACATCAACACCACCGTCATCGGCGACTACAACAAGCCGAAGGTGCGCCTGCCCGGTGCTGGCGGCGCGCCGGAGATCGCCGGTTCGGCCAAGGAAGTGCTGATCATCCTCAAGCAATCCCACCGCACCTTCGTCGACAAGCTGGCCTTCGTCACCTCGGTCGGCTTCGGCGAGGGCGGCGACCACCGTCAGCAACTCGGCCTCCCAGGCAAGGGCCCGGTGGCGATCATCACCGACCTGTGCATCATGGAACCGGAAGCCGGCAGCAACGAATTCATCGTCACCTCGCTGCACCCGGGTGTGACCCGCGAGCAGGTGGTCGAGAACACCGGCTGGGCGATCCGCTTCGCCGAGCAGGTGAGCGAAACCGTCGCCCCGAACGAGATCGAACTGACCGCCCTGCGTGCCCTGGAGGCTCGCACTGCCGCCGCCCACGGCCAGCTGGGAGGTGAGGAATGA
- a CDS encoding CoA transferase subunit A produces the protein MAELLTLREAVERFVNDGDTVALEGFTHLIPTAASHELIRQGKKDLHLVRMTPDLVYDLLIGAGCVRKLTFSWGGNPGVGSLHRLRDAVEKGWPRELEIDEHSHADLANSYVAGASGLPFAVLRAYAGSDLPKVNPNIKFINCPFTGEQLAAVPSVRPDVTVIHAQKADRKGNVLLWGILGVQKEAALAAKRCIVTVEEIVDDLNAPMNSCVLPTWALSAVCLVPGGSHPSYAHGYSERDNRFYQAWDPIARDRDTFNAWIDTYIRGTKDFSEFRSKLAEAK, from the coding sequence ATGGCTGAACTCCTGACTCTCCGCGAAGCGGTCGAGCGCTTCGTCAACGACGGCGATACCGTCGCGCTCGAAGGCTTCACCCATCTGATCCCGACCGCCGCTTCCCACGAGCTGATCCGCCAGGGCAAGAAAGACCTGCACCTGGTGCGTATGACGCCCGACCTGGTCTATGACCTGCTGATCGGCGCCGGCTGCGTGCGCAAGCTGACCTTCTCCTGGGGCGGCAACCCCGGTGTCGGTTCGCTGCACCGCCTGCGTGACGCGGTGGAGAAGGGCTGGCCGCGCGAGCTGGAGATCGACGAGCACAGCCATGCCGACCTGGCCAATTCCTACGTCGCCGGCGCCTCGGGCCTGCCGTTCGCGGTGCTGCGCGCCTACGCCGGTTCCGACTTGCCCAAGGTCAACCCGAACATCAAGTTCATCAACTGCCCGTTCACCGGCGAGCAACTGGCCGCCGTGCCTTCGGTGCGCCCGGACGTCACCGTGATCCACGCGCAGAAGGCCGACCGCAAGGGCAACGTGCTGCTGTGGGGCATCCTCGGCGTGCAGAAAGAGGCCGCCCTGGCTGCCAAGCGCTGCATCGTCACCGTGGAAGAAATCGTCGACGACCTGAACGCGCCGATGAACTCCTGCGTGCTACCGACCTGGGCGCTGTCCGCCGTCTGCCTGGTGCCCGGCGGCTCGCACCCGTCCTACGCCCACGGCTACTCCGAGCGCGACAACCGCTTCTACCAGGCCTGGGACCCGATCGCCCGCGACCGCGACACCTTCAACGCCTGGATCGACACCTATATCCGTGGCACGAAAGATTTCAGCGAGTTCCGTAGCAAGCTCGCGGAGGCCAAGTAA
- the catA gene encoding catechol 1,2-dioxygenase, translating into MTVKISQTADIQTFFQEASGAQNDAGNPRVKNLVLRILQDTAKLIEDMNVTPDEFWKAVDYLNRLGARQEAGLVVAGLGIEHYLDLLLDAQDAAVGIEGGTPRTIEGPLYVAGAPLSEGEARMDDGQDAGTVMFLSGRVFDLDGKPLAGAVVDLWHANTNGTYSYFDSTQSEFNLRRRIVTDAEGRYKARSIVPSGYGCPPDGPTQELLNQLGRHGQRPAHIHFFISAPGHRHLTTQINLAGDQYLWDDFAYATRDGLIGEVRFVEDAAAAKARGVEGRFAEIEFDFQLQQAVSAGAEDRSNRPRALQQA; encoded by the coding sequence ATGACCGTGAAGATTTCCCAGACTGCCGATATCCAGACCTTCTTCCAGGAGGCCAGCGGCGCCCAGAACGATGCTGGCAACCCGCGGGTGAAGAACCTCGTCCTGCGCATCCTGCAGGACACCGCGAAGCTCATCGAAGACATGAACGTCACCCCCGACGAGTTCTGGAAAGCCGTGGACTACCTCAACCGCCTGGGCGCTCGCCAGGAAGCCGGCCTGGTGGTCGCCGGCCTGGGCATCGAGCACTACCTCGACCTGCTACTGGACGCCCAGGATGCCGCCGTCGGCATCGAAGGCGGCACCCCGCGCACCATTGAAGGCCCGCTGTACGTGGCCGGCGCGCCGCTGTCCGAAGGCGAGGCGCGGATGGATGACGGCCAGGATGCGGGCACCGTGATGTTCCTCTCCGGCCGCGTGTTCGACCTCGACGGCAAGCCGCTGGCCGGCGCCGTGGTAGACCTCTGGCACGCCAACACCAACGGCACCTACTCGTACTTCGACAGCACCCAGTCCGAATTCAACCTGCGCCGGCGCATCGTCACCGACGCCGAGGGTCGCTACAAGGCGCGCAGCATCGTACCCAGCGGCTACGGCTGCCCGCCGGACGGCCCGACCCAGGAGCTGCTCAATCAACTCGGCCGCCACGGCCAGCGTCCGGCGCACATCCACTTCTTCATCTCCGCGCCGGGGCATCGCCACCTGACCACGCAGATCAACCTGGCCGGCGACCAGTACCTGTGGGACGACTTCGCCTACGCCACCCGCGACGGGCTGATCGGCGAAGTGCGTTTTGTTGAAGATGCAGCCGCCGCCAAGGCGCGAGGTGTGGAAGGGCGCTTCGCCGAGATCGAGTTCGATTTCCAGCTGCAGCAGGCTGTGAGTGCTGGCGCCGAAGACCGCAGCAACCGCCCCCGCGCCTTGCAGCAAGCCTGA
- the catC gene encoding muconolactone Delta-isomerase: protein MLFHVKMTVKLPVDMDPAKAAQLKADEKELAQRLQREGKWRHLWRIAGHYANYSVFDLASVEELHDTLMQLPLFPYMDIEVDGLCRHPSSIHSDDR, encoded by the coding sequence ATGCTGTTCCACGTGAAGATGACCGTGAAATTGCCTGTCGACATGGACCCGGCCAAGGCAGCCCAGCTCAAGGCCGACGAAAAGGAACTGGCCCAGCGCCTGCAGCGCGAGGGCAAGTGGCGTCACCTCTGGCGCATCGCCGGGCACTACGCCAACTACAGCGTGTTCGACCTCGCCAGCGTCGAGGAACTGCACGACACCCTGATGCAGTTGCCGCTGTTCCCCTACATGGACATCGAGGTCGACGGGCTCTGCCGCCATCCGTCCTCGATCCATTCCGACGACCGCTGA
- a CDS encoding muconate cycloisomerase family protein yields the protein MSSPVIERIESIIVDLPTIRPHKLAMHTMQRQTLVIIRLRCSDGVEGIGEATTIGGLAYGNESPESIKANIDAHFAPLLHGQDASNINACMQRLDKSIKGNTFARSGIESALLDAQGKRLGLPVSELLGGRVRDSLEVAWTLASGDTARDIAEAEQMLEIRRHRIFKLKIGANPLEQDLKHVVAIKKALGERASVRVDVNQGWDESQAIRGCQVLGENGIDLIEQPISRINRSGQVRLNQRSPAPIMADESIESVADAFSLAADGAASIFALKIAKNGGPRAVLRTAQIAEAAGIALYGGTMLEGAVGTLASAHAFITLEKLTWATELFGPLLLTEEIVTEAPVYRDFQLQVPRTPGLGLTLDEERLARFRRA from the coding sequence ATGAGTAGCCCCGTCATCGAACGCATCGAGTCGATCATCGTCGACCTGCCGACCATCCGCCCGCACAAGCTGGCCATGCACACCATGCAGCGGCAGACGCTGGTGATCATCCGCCTGCGCTGCTCCGACGGCGTCGAAGGCATCGGCGAAGCCACCACCATCGGTGGTCTGGCCTACGGCAACGAGAGCCCGGAAAGCATCAAGGCCAACATCGATGCGCACTTCGCGCCGCTGCTGCATGGGCAGGACGCGAGCAACATCAACGCTTGCATGCAGCGCCTGGACAAGTCGATCAAGGGCAACACCTTCGCCCGTTCGGGTATCGAGAGCGCACTGCTGGACGCCCAGGGCAAGCGCCTTGGCCTACCGGTCAGCGAGCTGCTCGGCGGCCGCGTGCGCGACAGCCTGGAAGTGGCCTGGACCCTGGCCTCCGGCGACACCGCCCGCGACATCGCCGAAGCCGAACAGATGCTGGAGATCCGCCGCCATCGCATCTTCAAGCTGAAGATCGGCGCCAACCCGCTGGAGCAGGACCTCAAGCATGTAGTGGCAATCAAGAAGGCTCTGGGCGAGCGCGCCAGCGTGCGCGTGGACGTCAACCAGGGCTGGGACGAATCCCAGGCCATCCGTGGCTGCCAGGTGCTCGGCGAGAACGGCATCGACCTGATCGAACAGCCCATCTCGCGCATCAACCGCAGCGGCCAGGTACGCCTGAACCAGCGCAGCCCGGCGCCGATTATGGCCGACGAATCCATCGAGAGCGTGGCCGACGCCTTCAGCCTCGCCGCCGACGGCGCGGCGAGCATCTTCGCCCTGAAGATCGCCAAGAACGGCGGCCCGCGTGCCGTGTTGCGCACCGCGCAGATCGCCGAAGCGGCCGGCATCGCGCTGTACGGCGGGACCATGCTCGAAGGCGCGGTCGGCACCCTGGCCTCGGCCCACGCCTTCATCACCCTGGAAAAACTGACCTGGGCCACCGAGCTGTTCGGCCCGCTGCTGCTCACCGAGGAAATCGTCACCGAAGCGCCGGTGTACCGCGACTTCCAACTGCAGGTGCCGCGCACACCCGGCCTGGGCCTGACCTTGGACGAAGAGCGCCTGGCGCGCTTCCGTCGTGCCTGA
- a CDS encoding LysR family transcriptional regulator has protein sequence MELRHLRYFREVAGTLNFTRAAERLHIAQPPLSRQIQQLEELLGVPLLERGRPLRLTDAGRYFHEQTGTLLAQLESICESTRRIGRGERQWFGIGFAPSTLYDGLPELIRELRGDAGLELGLQEMTTVQQVEALKSGRIDIGFGRIRIDDPAISQIVLREEPMVAVLPAGHRLLGRPVSLEQLAGEDFVLYPANPRPSYADHVLALFANHGLSVRVAQWTNELQTAIGLVAAGLGVALVPASVQQQHRADIGYATLTDAEAVSPIILSQRRGDVSAPLQRCLQLIGASQP, from the coding sequence ATGGAGCTGCGACACCTGCGCTACTTCCGCGAAGTGGCCGGCACCCTCAACTTCACCCGCGCCGCCGAGCGCCTGCACATCGCCCAGCCGCCGCTGAGCCGGCAGATCCAGCAGCTTGAGGAGTTGCTTGGCGTGCCGCTGCTAGAGCGCGGCCGGCCGCTGCGCCTGACCGACGCCGGACGCTATTTCCACGAGCAGACCGGCACCCTGCTGGCTCAGCTGGAAAGCATCTGCGAGAGCACGCGGCGCATCGGCCGAGGCGAGCGCCAGTGGTTCGGTATCGGCTTCGCGCCCTCGACCCTGTACGACGGTCTACCCGAGTTGATCCGCGAGCTGCGCGGCGACGCCGGCCTGGAGCTGGGCTTGCAGGAAATGACCACGGTGCAGCAGGTCGAGGCGCTGAAAAGCGGGCGTATCGACATCGGTTTCGGACGCATCCGCATCGACGATCCGGCGATCAGCCAGATCGTCCTGCGTGAGGAGCCGATGGTTGCCGTGCTGCCCGCCGGGCACCGTCTGCTGGGTCGGCCAGTGAGCCTGGAGCAGTTGGCCGGCGAGGACTTCGTGCTCTACCCCGCCAACCCACGCCCCAGCTATGCCGATCACGTGTTGGCGCTGTTCGCCAACCACGGTCTGAGCGTGCGTGTTGCGCAGTGGACCAATGAATTGCAGACCGCCATCGGCCTTGTCGCCGCCGGCCTGGGCGTGGCGCTGGTGCCGGCATCGGTGCAGCAACAGCACCGCGCCGACATCGGCTATGCCACGCTGACCGACGCCGAGGCGGTTTCACCGATCATCCTCAGCCAGCGTCGCGGCGACGTCAGCGCGCCGCTGCAGCGCTGCCTGCAACTGATCGGCGCGAGCCAGCCCTGA
- a CDS encoding MFS transporter produces the protein MTSSAHVPAAGTLDVQSFINAQPLSLYQCRIVLLCFLIVFLDGLDTAAMGFIAPALTQEWGIDRASLGPVMSAALIGMVFGALGSGPLADRFGRKGVLVVAVFLFGLFSLLSAYSTNLEQLMALRLLTGIGLGAAMPNATTLLSEYTPERLKSLLVTSMFCGFNLGMASGGFVSAKLIPAYGWHSLLLLGGVLPLVLAVVLLVWLPESARFLVVRNRGADKIKRVLAPIAPAEVVTAREFSVPEQKTVQSRNVFKVIFSGTYSAGTLLLWLTYFMGLVIVYLLTSWLPTLMRDAGASMEQAAFIGALFQLGGVLSSVAVGWAMDRFNPHKVIGIFYCLAGVFAYCVGQSLGTVTLLATLVLAAGMCVNGAQSAMPSLAARFYPTQGRATGVSWMLGIGRFGAILGAWIGATLLGLGWNFEQVLTALVVPAAIATAAVVIKGLVSHADAT, from the coding sequence ATGACCAGTTCCGCCCACGTGCCCGCTGCCGGCACCCTCGACGTCCAGTCCTTCATCAACGCCCAGCCGCTGTCGCTGTACCAGTGCCGTATCGTGCTGCTGTGCTTCCTCATCGTCTTCCTCGACGGCCTGGATACCGCCGCCATGGGCTTCATCGCTCCGGCGCTGACCCAGGAGTGGGGCATCGACCGCGCCAGTCTCGGTCCGGTGATGAGCGCGGCGCTGATCGGCATGGTGTTTGGCGCGCTGGGCTCCGGCCCGTTGGCCGACCGGTTCGGGCGCAAGGGTGTGCTGGTGGTGGCGGTGTTCCTGTTCGGGCTGTTCAGCCTGCTCTCGGCCTACAGCACCAACCTCGAACAACTGATGGCGCTGCGCCTGCTGACGGGCATCGGCCTCGGTGCGGCGATGCCCAACGCGACCACGCTGCTCTCGGAGTACACCCCCGAGCGCCTCAAGTCGCTGCTGGTCACCAGCATGTTCTGTGGTTTCAATCTCGGCATGGCCTCGGGCGGTTTCGTCTCCGCCAAGCTGATCCCGGCCTACGGCTGGCACAGCCTGCTGTTGCTCGGCGGCGTGCTGCCGCTGGTGCTGGCGGTGGTGCTGCTGGTGTGGCTGCCGGAGTCGGCGCGCTTCCTGGTGGTGCGCAATCGCGGGGCGGACAAGATCAAGCGCGTGCTGGCGCCGATTGCGCCGGCCGAGGTGGTCACCGCCCGCGAGTTCAGCGTGCCGGAACAGAAGACGGTGCAGAGCCGCAACGTGTTCAAGGTGATCTTCTCCGGCACCTATAGCGCGGGAACCCTGCTGCTGTGGCTGACCTATTTCATGGGCCTGGTGATCGTCTACCTGCTCACCAGCTGGCTTCCGACGCTGATGCGCGACGCCGGCGCGAGCATGGAGCAGGCCGCCTTCATCGGCGCGTTGTTCCAACTCGGCGGGGTGCTCAGTTCGGTGGCGGTGGGCTGGGCCATGGACCGTTTCAATCCGCACAAGGTCATCGGCATCTTCTACTGCCTGGCCGGCGTGTTCGCCTACTGCGTGGGGCAGAGCCTGGGCACCGTCACGCTGCTGGCGACCCTCGTACTGGCCGCTGGCATGTGCGTGAACGGCGCGCAGTCGGCGATGCCTTCTCTCGCCGCGCGCTTCTATCCGACCCAGGGCCGCGCGACCGGAGTGTCCTGGATGCTCGGCATCGGCCGCTTCGGCGCCATCCTCGGTGCCTGGATCGGCGCAACGCTGCTGGGCCTGGGCTGGAACTTCGAGCAGGTACTGACCGCACTGGTCGTGCCGGCCGCCATCGCCACCGCCGCCGTGGTGATCAAGGGCCTGGTCAGCCACGCCGACGCGACCTGA